The proteins below come from a single Demetria terragena DSM 11295 genomic window:
- a CDS encoding ABC transporter ATP-binding protein encodes MALLEIDNISVHYGRIQAIHDLSLTVEEGEIVSLIGANGAGKTTTMRTLAGLLKVSAGSISFAGEDISKVPGHLRVVRGISLTPEGRGIFPAMTIMENLDMGAYAVKDKSSMAADLERVFDLFPRLKERQSQAGGTLSGGEQQMLAIGRALMGRPKLLLLDEPSMGLAPQFIRQIFAIIKQVNEQGTTVLLVEQNANQALAKADRAYVLESGRITRTGTGKELLADPAIKEAYLGAA; translated from the coding sequence ATGGCGCTGCTTGAGATCGACAACATCTCGGTGCACTACGGGCGTATCCAGGCGATCCATGATCTGTCTCTCACCGTGGAGGAAGGCGAGATCGTGAGCTTGATCGGCGCCAATGGTGCGGGCAAGACCACCACGATGCGTACCCTCGCCGGCCTGCTCAAGGTGTCGGCAGGGTCAATCTCCTTTGCCGGGGAGGACATCTCCAAGGTCCCGGGGCATCTGCGGGTGGTACGCGGCATCTCGCTCACGCCCGAGGGGCGCGGAATTTTCCCCGCCATGACCATCATGGAGAACCTGGACATGGGTGCCTACGCGGTGAAGGACAAGTCGTCGATGGCGGCTGACCTGGAACGTGTGTTTGATTTGTTTCCGCGACTGAAGGAACGGCAATCGCAAGCTGGCGGAACGCTGTCCGGTGGTGAGCAGCAGATGCTCGCGATTGGCCGAGCGCTGATGGGACGGCCCAAGTTGTTGCTTCTCGACGAGCCGTCGATGGGTTTGGCGCCGCAGTTCATCCGGCAGATCTTCGCGATCATCAAACAGGTCAACGAACAAGGCACCACGGTGTTGCTTGTGGAGCAGAACGCCAATCAGGCGCTGGCCAAGGCCGATCGTGCGTACGTGCTGGAGTCGGGGCGGATCACTCGCACAGGCACTGGCAAGGAGCTGCTGGCTGATCCGGCTATCAAAGAGGCATACCTCGGCGCGGCCTAA
- a CDS encoding branched-chain amino acid ABC transporter permease, whose amino-acid sequence MTADDSWVSLNWSALGDGFLGATFDGLTFGSIYALVALGYTLVYGVLNLMNFAHSEVFITGAYAVVFTLSALGFGASVPNLAWYEIVLNLVLACAAAMAAAAGVAFLIERIAYRPLRKRGASRLAFLITAIGMSFVVQNIYFVWRSANAEPSVTMFENRAIFDIGGTLIYLDQVIIVTAALIMMIGVDQLIQRTRLGRGIRAVAQDPDTATLMGVNRERIIVLTFVIGGVLAGAAALFYVMKVPSGVVYNGGFILGIKAFTAAVLGGIGNVRGALLGGLLLGVIGNYGQILLGNGQWTDVVAFVVLILVLMVRPEGILGSNLAKVRA is encoded by the coding sequence GTGACTGCTGACGATTCGTGGGTATCACTGAACTGGTCGGCTCTGGGTGACGGATTCCTCGGTGCGACCTTTGATGGACTGACCTTCGGGTCGATTTACGCGCTGGTCGCCCTCGGCTACACCTTGGTGTACGGCGTACTGAACTTGATGAATTTCGCACACTCGGAGGTCTTCATCACCGGTGCGTACGCCGTGGTGTTCACGCTGAGCGCGTTGGGTTTTGGTGCCTCCGTGCCCAACTTGGCGTGGTACGAGATCGTCCTCAACCTGGTGCTCGCATGTGCTGCGGCGATGGCCGCGGCGGCGGGCGTCGCGTTCCTGATCGAACGGATCGCCTACCGCCCGCTCCGAAAACGCGGGGCCTCCCGACTGGCCTTCCTGATCACGGCGATCGGTATGTCGTTCGTGGTCCAGAACATCTACTTCGTCTGGCGGTCGGCCAACGCCGAGCCGTCCGTGACGATGTTTGAGAACCGCGCGATCTTTGACATCGGTGGAACGCTCATCTATCTGGATCAGGTCATCATCGTCACCGCTGCGCTGATCATGATGATTGGCGTTGATCAACTGATTCAACGCACCAGGCTCGGTCGCGGAATTCGCGCAGTCGCACAGGACCCGGATACCGCGACCTTGATGGGGGTGAACCGAGAACGCATCATCGTCTTGACCTTTGTCATCGGTGGGGTTCTGGCTGGGGCAGCGGCGCTCTTCTACGTGATGAAGGTGCCCTCCGGAGTGGTCTACAACGGCGGCTTCATCCTCGGCATCAAGGCCTTCACCGCGGCTGTGCTCGGTGGCATCGGCAATGTGAGAGGCGCGTTGCTGGGCGGGCTGCTGCTGGGCGTGATCGGCAACTACGGCCAGATCCTGCTCGGTAACGGCCAGTGGACTGACGTTGTCGCCTTCGTCGTCCTGATTCTGGTCCTGATGGTGCGACCTGAGGGAATCCTCGGGAGCAATCTGGCAAAGGTGCGCGCATGA
- a CDS encoding DUF554 domain-containing protein, whose protein sequence is MSAPFPGFGTLINIATILIGGGLGMVLGNRLREHTRSVVTDCLGLVTMLMAALSAYQVTDPALEDFVGAGAPVLIILGSLLIGSVTGSLLGIERRLEGLAGRIQRRVSGHGSSGSSGSTHAERERFIEGWMTASLLFCVGPLAILGPLSDGLGRGIDQLVLKSVLDGFAALAFASTFGVGVLMSAASVAVVQGVLTVLGMALGSVLPEAHIAALTATGGLLLIGISLRLLQIREIPVGDMLPALAVAPLLTAAVGAFAG, encoded by the coding sequence GTGAGCGCTCCGTTCCCTGGCTTTGGGACCCTGATCAACATCGCGACCATCTTGATCGGTGGCGGCCTAGGAATGGTTCTGGGGAATCGGCTCCGCGAGCACACCCGCTCGGTGGTGACCGACTGCCTAGGACTTGTCACCATGCTCATGGCCGCGTTGTCGGCCTACCAGGTCACCGACCCCGCGCTGGAGGACTTTGTGGGCGCCGGTGCGCCGGTGCTGATCATTCTGGGCAGCCTGCTCATCGGCTCGGTCACTGGTTCGCTGCTGGGTATTGAGCGACGTCTTGAAGGCCTGGCAGGGCGCATTCAGCGTCGTGTCTCCGGCCATGGGTCATCTGGCAGTTCCGGCTCAACCCACGCCGAACGCGAACGCTTCATCGAGGGGTGGATGACCGCCTCACTGCTGTTTTGCGTGGGGCCGTTAGCGATCCTTGGCCCGCTGAGCGACGGCCTTGGCCGCGGCATCGACCAGTTGGTGTTGAAGTCAGTACTCGACGGTTTCGCAGCCCTGGCGTTTGCCTCGACCTTCGGCGTCGGTGTCCTCATGAGTGCGGCGTCGGTCGCCGTGGTGCAGGGCGTACTGACCGTGCTGGGGATGGCTCTTGGCAGCGTGCTTCCAGAAGCTCACATCGCCGCCCTCACCGCGACCGGTGGGCTGCTTCTGATCGGAATCAGCCTGCGACTACTACAGATTCGCGAAATCCCGGTCGGCGACATGCTTCCGGCATTGGCCGTCGCGCCACTGCTCACCGCCGCTGTAGGCGCCTTCGCGGGATAG
- the polA gene encoding DNA polymerase I produces MKRLLLLDGHSLAYRAFFALPVENFSTTTGQHTNAVYGFTSMLINVLRDEEPTHVGVAFDVSRQTFRAEEYADYKANRSASPDEFKGQVSLVHEILDALKIPAIELPGYEADDIIATLSTQAVDQDFDEVLICSGDRDAIQLINDRVTLLYPRKGVSDLARMTPAAVEEKYGVRPDRYSDLAALVGEQSDNLPGVPGVGPKTAAKWIGLYGGLSGIVDHIGEIKGKAGESLREHLDAVLRNRRLNQLLRDLQFDTSVTDLERRTWDRDQVHTVFDGLEFRILRDRLFQTLEAGGDEAESAIEVNGATIADTEVGPWLDEHAPAGVRVGMVVLGRWAQGSGDAFGVAIAGEKAAAYIDLEALTPTASEALAEWLADEARPKALHESKSARHMVSARGLHLAGVSQDTALAAYLVRPDQRSYDLSDLVLRYLKRELADPEPGGQGMLDLGDTGTPAEAQRAMEEAEAVRELAAQLDTALEETGGAGLLRDIELPLVSVLAQMESMGIAVDTEAMERLESDYSDGVRAAQQDAFAAIDGEEINLGSPKQLQTVLFDQLMLPKTRKTKTGYTTDADALTDLYAKTEHPFLEALLRHRDSTRLRVTIEGLQKSVADDGRIHTTYQQTIAATGRLSSVEPNLQNIPIRTEAGRRIREVFVVGGGYDSLMSADYSQIEMRIMAHLSGDEGLIQAFRDGEDLHSFVGSRVFHVDPSEVTLEMRSKVKAMSYGLAYGLSAFGLSKQLAISTGEATELMEEYFARFGGVRDYLRDVVAGASKAGYTETMLGRRRYLPDLTSDNRQRRQMAERMALNAPIQGSAADIIKLAMLRVDAALQDADAQSRMLLQVHDELVLEVAPGERDQLEDLVRREMGAAVELTVPLDVSVGHGATWHAAAH; encoded by the coding sequence GTGAAGCGACTTCTGCTCCTCGACGGACACTCCTTGGCCTATCGCGCGTTCTTCGCCCTTCCGGTGGAGAACTTCTCCACGACGACGGGTCAGCACACCAACGCGGTGTACGGCTTTACTTCGATGCTCATCAACGTGCTTCGTGATGAAGAGCCGACGCACGTCGGCGTGGCATTCGACGTGAGTCGCCAGACGTTCCGTGCCGAGGAATATGCCGACTACAAGGCCAACCGTTCGGCCAGCCCGGATGAGTTCAAGGGCCAGGTCTCTCTCGTCCACGAGATCCTCGATGCGCTGAAGATCCCCGCAATCGAGTTGCCCGGCTACGAAGCCGACGACATCATCGCGACGCTGTCCACGCAGGCCGTCGATCAAGACTTCGATGAGGTGTTGATCTGCTCCGGCGACCGAGACGCGATCCAACTCATCAACGACCGTGTCACGTTGCTCTATCCGCGGAAAGGCGTCTCGGACCTGGCCCGCATGACTCCGGCGGCGGTGGAGGAGAAGTACGGCGTCCGCCCGGATCGGTACAGCGACCTGGCCGCCCTGGTGGGGGAGCAGTCGGACAACCTCCCCGGGGTGCCTGGTGTCGGGCCGAAGACGGCGGCGAAGTGGATCGGACTTTACGGCGGGCTGTCCGGCATCGTGGACCACATCGGCGAGATCAAGGGCAAGGCCGGGGAGAGCCTGCGCGAACACCTTGACGCGGTGCTGCGCAATCGCCGCCTCAATCAACTGCTGCGCGACCTTCAGTTCGACACCTCGGTCACTGACCTCGAGCGGCGTACGTGGGATCGCGATCAGGTGCATACGGTGTTCGATGGGCTGGAGTTCCGGATCTTGCGTGACCGGCTCTTCCAGACACTGGAAGCCGGAGGCGACGAGGCAGAATCCGCCATCGAGGTCAATGGCGCCACGATTGCTGACACGGAGGTCGGACCGTGGCTCGATGAGCACGCGCCCGCCGGAGTTCGCGTCGGCATGGTCGTGCTGGGCCGATGGGCGCAGGGATCAGGCGACGCCTTCGGCGTGGCGATCGCAGGCGAAAAGGCCGCCGCCTATATCGACCTCGAGGCACTGACCCCCACCGCCTCGGAAGCCCTGGCCGAGTGGCTGGCCGATGAGGCCCGACCCAAGGCGCTGCACGAATCCAAGAGCGCCCGGCACATGGTGAGCGCCCGGGGCCTTCACTTGGCTGGAGTTAGTCAGGACACCGCGCTGGCGGCCTATCTCGTCCGACCGGACCAACGTTCCTACGACCTGAGCGACTTGGTCTTGCGCTACCTCAAACGCGAACTCGCCGATCCGGAGCCCGGCGGCCAGGGGATGCTCGACCTCGGTGACACGGGGACGCCAGCTGAGGCGCAACGCGCGATGGAAGAAGCGGAGGCCGTCCGGGAGCTTGCCGCACAACTGGACACGGCGCTTGAAGAAACCGGTGGGGCCGGCCTTCTCCGCGACATCGAGCTTCCGCTGGTGAGCGTCCTTGCCCAGATGGAGTCCATGGGGATCGCGGTCGACACCGAGGCGATGGAGCGGCTGGAGTCCGACTACTCCGATGGCGTGCGTGCCGCGCAACAGGACGCCTTCGCAGCGATCGACGGGGAAGAGATCAACCTCGGTTCGCCCAAGCAGCTGCAGACGGTGTTGTTCGACCAGTTGATGCTGCCGAAGACCCGCAAGACCAAAACGGGATACACGACCGACGCCGATGCCCTGACGGATCTCTACGCGAAGACCGAGCATCCGTTCCTGGAGGCGCTGCTTCGGCACCGAGACTCCACCCGGCTACGGGTCACGATCGAAGGCTTGCAAAAGTCGGTCGCCGATGACGGGCGCATCCATACGACGTACCAACAGACGATCGCGGCGACCGGCCGACTCAGTTCGGTGGAGCCCAACCTGCAGAACATCCCGATCCGCACTGAAGCTGGACGCCGAATCCGTGAGGTGTTCGTGGTTGGCGGTGGGTATGACTCCCTCATGTCTGCCGACTACAGCCAGATCGAGATGCGCATCATGGCGCACCTATCCGGCGACGAAGGGCTCATCCAAGCCTTCCGCGATGGTGAGGATCTGCACTCGTTCGTGGGTTCGCGGGTGTTTCATGTCGACCCATCCGAGGTCACCCTCGAGATGAGGTCGAAGGTTAAGGCCATGTCTTATGGGCTGGCATACGGCTTATCGGCCTTTGGGTTGTCTAAGCAACTTGCGATCTCGACTGGCGAAGCCACGGAGTTGATGGAGGAATACTTCGCCCGCTTCGGCGGAGTCCGCGACTACCTACGCGATGTTGTGGCTGGCGCAAGCAAAGCGGGCTACACCGAGACGATGCTCGGTCGACGGCGTTACCTGCCCGATCTCACCTCGGACAATCGGCAACGTCGACAGATGGCCGAACGAATGGCGCTCAACGCGCCGATCCAAGGCTCGGCAGCCGACATCATCAAGCTCGCGATGCTGCGGGTCGACGCCGCGTTGCAGGACGCCGACGCACAGTCGCGCATGCTCCTGCAGGTCCACGACGAACTCGTTCTTGAGGTCGCGCCGGGGGAGCGGGACCAGCTGGAAGACCTGGTGCGCCGCGAGATGGGCGCTGCCGTGGAGTTGACGGTGCCGTTGGACGTCAGTGTCGGACACGGCGCGACCTGGCACGCGGCGGCACACTGA
- a CDS encoding branched-chain amino acid ABC transporter permease: MTTPIESAANEQAHLEEQAQPGESRRGRLTERWDHLERWQQWGFLALGGALVFFLPVINPPILSTEPANDFPIACANMAIYALAALGLNVVVGQAGLLDLGYIGFFAVGAYVTALWTSDDSTFVHIPYLWTLPLAAIVTIAFGIALGVPTLRLRGDYLAIVTLGFGEIIRLLATIVPALQGQTGFKNVGSPPGTASDGTKLFAINNGTPWYWLTVALIVLLMLLLGNLERSRVGRAWIATREDEDAAEVMGVPTFKFKVWAFAIGAALGGLSGALFGGLNGFVNNQKFDVQTSMLFLAAVVLGGAGNKFGAILGGAFVAYLPLRFTGIAEYKYLIFGVTLVTLMIFRPQGLLGARNHLLAYAGRARDWLAQRERHPQHHQSSQKEGRT, encoded by the coding sequence ATGACTACCCCGATTGAAAGTGCCGCCAACGAACAGGCTCACCTCGAGGAACAGGCCCAACCTGGTGAGAGCCGGCGCGGGAGACTCACGGAGCGATGGGACCACCTCGAGCGCTGGCAGCAATGGGGTTTCCTGGCCCTGGGCGGCGCCCTGGTGTTTTTCCTCCCCGTCATCAACCCCCCGATCTTGTCTACCGAACCAGCGAACGATTTCCCGATCGCCTGCGCCAACATGGCGATCTACGCGTTGGCCGCACTCGGGCTCAACGTGGTCGTCGGACAGGCCGGACTTCTCGACCTGGGGTATATCGGGTTCTTCGCTGTGGGTGCCTATGTGACGGCATTGTGGACCAGTGACGATTCGACCTTTGTGCACATTCCGTATCTCTGGACGTTGCCCCTCGCCGCCATCGTGACGATCGCTTTCGGTATTGCGCTCGGTGTGCCCACGTTGCGGCTGCGGGGCGACTACCTGGCGATCGTGACCCTCGGATTCGGCGAGATCATTCGGCTGCTGGCCACCATCGTCCCCGCACTCCAGGGTCAGACCGGGTTCAAGAATGTTGGCTCGCCTCCGGGTACCGCGAGCGACGGAACCAAATTGTTCGCGATCAACAATGGAACGCCGTGGTACTGGCTCACGGTCGCTCTCATCGTCCTGTTGATGCTTCTCCTGGGAAATCTTGAGCGCTCCCGCGTCGGACGGGCCTGGATCGCCACGAGGGAAGACGAAGACGCCGCTGAAGTCATGGGTGTCCCGACCTTCAAGTTCAAAGTGTGGGCCTTTGCCATCGGCGCCGCGCTGGGTGGACTTTCAGGGGCGCTCTTCGGTGGCCTCAACGGATTCGTCAACAACCAGAAGTTCGACGTCCAGACCTCGATGCTGTTCCTGGCCGCCGTCGTCCTTGGTGGAGCGGGAAACAAGTTCGGGGCCATTCTCGGTGGCGCCTTCGTGGCGTATCTCCCGCTACGGTTCACCGGGATCGCCGAGTACAAGTACCTCATCTTCGGCGTCACGTTGGTGACGTTGATGATTTTCCGCCCGCAGGGGCTGCTCGGCGCACGCAACCACTTGTTGGCCTACGCCGGCCGCGCGCGCGATTGGCTAGCCCAACGAGAACGACATCCACAGCACCATCAGTCGTCGCAGAAGGAGGGCCGGACGTGA
- a CDS encoding branched-chain amino acid ABC transporter substrate-binding protein, protein MSRSIRTSAAFAALALLLSSCANQDSEGGATSAAPEAGELPVQTSIDVPSDALKAAGDGKAKCAADTTIAYIGAMTGDNAQLGINIYNGAQLAINEHNKANPDCQVKFKKVDTEGDANKSTGPVTQVTKEKNVVGVVGLPFSGESKATGSIFEQAGLVHITPAATGPALSQNGWKTFFRGLGNDNVQGPGVADLATKLKVKKVFLIQDDSEYGTGLFQTAKKAMGADKVAGEDKVVQKQKDFSATIDKILKSKADAVFYSGYFADAAPLNQQLVGKGFKGTFIGPDGVKDDQYIKLSGDSSKNTYFTCPCIPGELIKDFSTAYKGVSDGKEPGTYSVEGYDATAIMLSGIDKGKATRPGLLDYVTKYEGQGLSKKYKWDDKGELAELPVFGYRVKDGKIVSVGEL, encoded by the coding sequence ATGTCTCGTTCCATCCGTACGTCGGCAGCATTTGCTGCCCTCGCATTGCTATTGAGCAGTTGCGCCAATCAGGACAGTGAAGGTGGGGCCACGTCCGCGGCGCCCGAAGCTGGCGAGCTACCTGTGCAGACGTCGATCGATGTGCCCAGCGACGCGCTGAAGGCGGCTGGGGACGGCAAAGCCAAGTGCGCCGCCGACACCACGATTGCCTACATCGGCGCGATGACGGGCGACAACGCACAACTCGGTATCAACATCTACAACGGCGCTCAACTCGCGATCAATGAGCACAACAAGGCCAACCCCGACTGTCAGGTCAAGTTCAAGAAGGTCGACACCGAAGGCGACGCCAACAAGTCGACCGGACCCGTCACTCAGGTCACCAAGGAAAAGAACGTCGTGGGCGTCGTGGGCCTGCCGTTCTCGGGTGAGTCCAAGGCAACGGGCAGCATCTTTGAACAGGCGGGCCTGGTGCACATCACTCCAGCCGCCACCGGGCCGGCACTGTCGCAGAACGGCTGGAAGACCTTCTTCCGCGGGCTGGGTAATGACAACGTTCAGGGCCCAGGCGTGGCCGATCTCGCGACCAAGCTCAAGGTCAAGAAGGTCTTCTTGATCCAGGACGACTCCGAGTACGGCACCGGCCTCTTCCAGACCGCTAAGAAGGCGATGGGCGCGGACAAGGTGGCCGGCGAGGACAAAGTGGTTCAGAAGCAGAAGGACTTCTCCGCCACGATCGATAAGATCCTGAAGTCCAAGGCTGACGCGGTCTTCTACTCCGGCTATTTCGCCGACGCTGCCCCGCTGAACCAGCAACTGGTCGGCAAGGGATTCAAAGGCACCTTCATCGGCCCAGACGGGGTGAAGGACGACCAGTACATCAAGCTCTCTGGCGACTCCTCAAAGAACACCTACTTCACCTGCCCGTGTATTCCCGGAGAGTTGATCAAGGACTTCAGCACTGCCTATAAGGGCGTTTCGGACGGTAAGGAACCGGGCACCTACTCCGTCGAGGGTTATGACGCAACGGCGATCATGCTCAGCGGCATCGATAAGGGCAAGGCCACTCGACCGGGACTGCTGGACTATGTCACGAAGTACGAAGGTCAGGGCTTGAGCAAGAAGTACAAGTGGGATGACAAGGGCGAACTGGCCGAGTTGCCGGTCTTCGGCTACCGCGTGAAGGACGGAAAGATCGTTTCCGTCGGCGAACTCTGA
- a CDS encoding nucleotidyltransferase family protein → MTERDRWAIVLAGGRGTRMGSLTDDRPKPLLMVAGEPLIAHQLRRLWAAGISQVAISTGYRAELFPAVLGRGTDYGLSLEYVRETQPKGTGGALAAAIDELGLVSGDVVLAVNGDLISTHDLHEHLAAYAVDRAAGALATLHVRSVPDVRQYGAVMVDQAGFISRFEEKPDRPADARSGVVNAGTYVFDPALLDTTSRVGHVSWERDVLPAALARGIRIGAFRQDCTFLDVGTPGSLAAAEQLLGTRGSD, encoded by the coding sequence GTGACTGAACGCGACCGATGGGCGATTGTGCTTGCTGGTGGACGCGGCACCCGCATGGGCTCGCTGACCGACGACCGACCCAAGCCCTTGCTCATGGTTGCTGGAGAGCCGCTGATCGCGCACCAGTTACGCCGACTGTGGGCTGCGGGCATCAGCCAGGTCGCGATCTCCACGGGTTACCGCGCCGAACTGTTTCCCGCCGTGCTTGGCCGGGGGACGGATTACGGCCTCTCGTTGGAGTACGTGCGTGAGACTCAGCCAAAGGGCACCGGCGGCGCCCTCGCCGCAGCGATCGATGAGCTCGGTCTGGTATCTGGCGATGTCGTCCTGGCGGTCAACGGTGACCTCATCTCGACGCACGATCTTCACGAACACCTGGCCGCCTACGCGGTCGACCGCGCAGCGGGTGCGCTCGCCACCTTGCACGTGCGTTCCGTCCCAGATGTACGCCAATACGGTGCGGTCATGGTCGACCAGGCTGGATTCATTTCTCGGTTCGAGGAGAAGCCAGACCGCCCAGCAGATGCACGGTCCGGTGTGGTCAATGCGGGGACATACGTCTTTGATCCAGCCCTGCTGGACACGACGTCGCGCGTCGGCCACGTCTCATGGGAACGAGACGTGCTTCCTGCCGCCCTCGCCCGCGGAATACGTATTGGCGCATTCCGTCAGGACTGCACCTTCCTGGATGTGGGCACCCCAGGATCGCTGGCCGCCGCGGAGCAGTTGCTGGGTACTCGCGGTTCGGACTGA
- a CDS encoding ABC transporter ATP-binding protein, with product MSIPAEHITPERDIDVAVGESLVEIRDLTVEFGGLTALDSVTFDIRRGEILGLIGPNGAGKTTCFNAMTGVYKPTRGNVTLEGETLLGRKKHQITRLGLARTFQNIRLFGQMTALENVVVGLDARHKTSVPGAIFRSARHRREESEAIDRGLALLDFVGIAPQAGEYARNLPYGHQRRLEIARALATEPKLLCLDEPAAGFNPAEKDDLMTLIRQIRDDGYTVLLIEHDMRLVMGVTDRIVVLEFGKKIADGAPQDIRDDPQVIAAYLGEESDDGAA from the coding sequence GTGAGCATCCCAGCGGAGCACATCACTCCCGAGCGCGACATTGATGTCGCCGTCGGTGAGTCACTAGTCGAGATCCGCGACCTGACGGTCGAGTTCGGCGGTCTGACCGCGCTGGATTCAGTGACGTTCGATATTCGACGCGGCGAGATTCTGGGCCTGATTGGTCCCAACGGTGCGGGCAAGACGACCTGCTTCAACGCGATGACCGGCGTCTATAAGCCGACCCGAGGTAATGTCACGCTCGAAGGCGAAACCCTGCTGGGGCGCAAGAAGCACCAAATCACCCGCCTGGGCTTGGCGCGGACCTTCCAGAACATCCGGCTTTTCGGGCAGATGACGGCACTCGAGAACGTCGTCGTCGGCCTGGATGCGCGCCACAAGACGAGTGTTCCGGGTGCCATTTTCCGCAGCGCCCGGCACCGGCGAGAAGAATCTGAAGCGATCGATCGCGGACTCGCGCTGCTGGACTTTGTCGGGATCGCGCCGCAGGCAGGGGAGTATGCACGCAACCTGCCCTACGGGCACCAGCGTCGGTTGGAGATCGCCAGGGCCTTGGCGACGGAGCCCAAGTTGCTGTGTCTGGATGAGCCCGCGGCCGGCTTCAACCCGGCCGAGAAGGACGATCTGATGACGCTCATCAGGCAGATCCGAGATGACGGCTACACGGTATTGCTCATCGAGCACGACATGCGATTGGTGATGGGCGTGACTGACCGCATCGTGGTGCTGGAGTTCGGCAAGAAGATCGCCGACGGAGCGCCGCAGGACATCCGTGACGACCCTCAGGTCATTGCGGCGTATCTAGGCGAGGAGAGCGACGATGGCGCTGCTTGA
- a CDS encoding PaaI family thioesterase, with translation MSDSNDVDLIAQMTAGAKGTLIERMGIELVEVTPGRVVARMPVEGNTQPYGLLHGGASVVLAETVGSIAASLAAGKGRAAMGLEINSTHHRGVRSGTVTATATALSEGRSVATYDITIVDDEGRRVNTSRLTCVLRDAPTKAS, from the coding sequence ATGAGCGACAGCAACGACGTGGACTTGATCGCCCAAATGACGGCGGGCGCCAAGGGCACGCTGATCGAACGCATGGGTATTGAGTTGGTCGAGGTGACCCCTGGCCGGGTGGTCGCCCGGATGCCAGTCGAGGGCAACACCCAGCCATACGGACTGCTCCACGGAGGCGCCAGCGTGGTGCTGGCCGAAACGGTGGGGTCGATCGCCGCGAGTTTGGCGGCTGGGAAGGGCCGGGCCGCGATGGGTCTGGAGATCAACTCCACCCACCACCGCGGCGTCCGCTCGGGCACCGTGACGGCGACCGCGACGGCACTGTCAGAAGGACGCAGCGTGGCGACCTACGACATCACGATCGTCGATGATGAGGGCCGCCGGGTGAACACCTCGCGCCTGACCTGCGTGCTGCGCGACGCCCCGACGAAAGCCAGCTAA